Proteins encoded together in one Paenibacillus segetis window:
- a CDS encoding YgzB family protein yields MFFKSSKINSFRLWGLLLTMFGMGLMVLGTAGIVFWGQSGKIVAAIGLVIGLVAMLGSLAVYFWAGMLSTSAVQLECPECHKLTKMLGKTDRCMFCKTILTLDPLQATITADELEANQSTNLTAK; encoded by the coding sequence ATGTTCTTTAAATCAAGTAAAATAAACTCGTTTCGGCTATGGGGTTTGCTATTGACTATGTTCGGGATGGGGCTGATGGTACTCGGTACTGCCGGCATCGTATTCTGGGGTCAATCAGGCAAGATCGTTGCCGCTATCGGTTTGGTTATCGGTCTAGTCGCAATGCTTGGAAGTTTAGCCGTTTATTTCTGGGCTGGAATGTTATCTACATCCGCGGTTCAATTAGAATGCCCTGAATGTCACAAACTAACAAAAATGCTTGGGAAAACGGATCGTTGTATGTTTTGCAAAACAATTTTAACACTTGATCCCTTACAAGCTACCATCACGGCTGATGAGTTGGAAGCAAATCAATCCACTAATCTCACGGCAAAGTAA
- a CDS encoding DUF4097 family beta strand repeat-containing protein, with translation MSPDLIPSERHTEGVASVQTRGFKPRRRKRKFIACLLSALFPGLGHLYLRMFMKGVGFIYFTILDGSALIYFSSVRMGINIPLLLLLGLLIPVAYFYSIYDVLQSTDVINIRIKRENEDDTSRKMIAASDPGLERTVSSATLLIGGGLIAFLFRQKPVWFQSFIQAGAGYFVAVLLMLTGLFLIFREGRRRFFRTGRFTASTLLITVGVILINDIITGRDNMLLLLDWWPLILVLIGVEHVLVLLWNRRNTPRPGRRMRVDVRGLFLSIFMAFSVFAVTQQDHYMHLWKRVSLDFASAGADYSAEEGYFMNKVPLEVPIDLDTKKVVIDGINGNIDVKRAEIEGVIIKAAVWVDQIPDQDAKTIAEETFVDVSEGQTLNLTVKDKVYGTSGKRHPRTNLTIILPENRFLDLDISTSSGGISLTGTQAMSQFKLQTGNGNLKLWDVVGDVSAKTLNGDVDLYRVFGNATVDTQGGNMKGRGISGNVELSTLVGSISLVGSQADINVSTKNGNIQVDGALNALRAESLNGKISISSRFVGGDWGVYSAVGEMYLKIPEYADYTLDGSSGYGNIATDLPFLVENKEIKGIMGTGEHLIKVEGNSNLVVNKIGIEVPLEETPGS, from the coding sequence ATGTCACCTGATTTAATACCGTCAGAACGCCACACTGAGGGAGTAGCTTCAGTACAAACTAGGGGGTTTAAACCTAGACGACGCAAAAGAAAGTTCATTGCCTGCTTATTATCGGCTCTTTTCCCTGGCTTAGGTCATTTATATTTAAGAATGTTTATGAAAGGTGTAGGCTTTATCTATTTCACGATACTAGATGGCTCTGCGCTTATCTATTTCTCATCAGTTCGGATGGGAATAAACATTCCACTCCTGTTATTGTTAGGTTTACTAATTCCAGTGGCTTATTTTTATAGCATTTATGATGTGCTTCAATCTACGGATGTAATTAATATAAGAATCAAAAGGGAAAATGAGGATGATACTTCTCGAAAAATGATAGCTGCTTCTGATCCTGGTTTGGAGAGGACGGTATCTTCTGCCACCCTTCTTATCGGTGGTGGACTTATTGCATTTCTGTTTAGACAGAAGCCGGTATGGTTTCAAAGTTTCATTCAAGCGGGGGCAGGATACTTTGTAGCCGTCCTGCTTATGCTTACTGGATTGTTTCTAATTTTCCGTGAAGGGCGTCGTCGGTTCTTCCGTACAGGGCGATTCACTGCTTCTACTTTACTTATTACTGTGGGTGTCATCCTGATAAACGATATTATTACGGGCAGAGACAATATGCTTCTTCTACTTGATTGGTGGCCTTTGATTCTTGTGCTCATTGGCGTTGAGCATGTTCTAGTGCTTTTATGGAACCGGAGAAATACACCTCGCCCAGGACGGAGGATGCGTGTAGATGTTAGGGGGCTTTTCCTGTCAATATTTATGGCATTCTCTGTATTTGCTGTAACCCAGCAGGATCATTATATGCATTTGTGGAAACGTGTTAGCTTGGATTTTGCCTCTGCCGGAGCTGATTATAGTGCCGAAGAGGGTTATTTTATGAACAAAGTTCCACTCGAAGTCCCCATCGATTTGGATACGAAAAAAGTAGTTATTGATGGAATTAATGGTAATATTGATGTGAAACGAGCGGAAATTGAAGGTGTGATTATCAAGGCCGCTGTATGGGTAGATCAGATTCCAGATCAAGATGCAAAGACAATTGCGGAAGAGACATTCGTTGATGTGTCGGAAGGGCAGACACTGAATCTTACGGTAAAAGATAAAGTATATGGAACCTCTGGTAAGCGACATCCGCGAACGAATCTGACGATTATTTTACCTGAGAATCGATTCTTGGATCTGGATATCAGTACCTCCAGCGGTGGGATTTCTTTGACAGGGACTCAGGCCATGAGTCAATTTAAACTACAGACTGGTAATGGGAACTTAAAATTATGGGATGTAGTTGGTGACGTTTCGGCAAAAACGTTAAATGGTGATGTAGATTTGTACCGAGTTTTCGGGAATGCTACAGTTGATACTCAAGGTGGAAATATGAAGGGTAGAGGGATTAGTGGTAATGTCGAGTTATCAACGCTTGTAGGCAGCATTTCTCTCGTGGGTTCGCAAGCGGATATTAATGTAAGTACCAAAAATGGTAATATTCAAGTAGATGGTGCCTTAAATGCATTACGAGCTGAGTCGCTGAATGGCAAAATATCCATCTCTTCAAGGTTTGTTGGCGGAGATTGGGGCGTGTACAGTGCAGTTGGAGAAATGTACTTGAAAATCCCTGAATATGCAGACTACACATTAGATGGCTCAAGTGGTTATGGCAATATTGCCACGGATCTACCCTTTCTCGTTGAGAATAAGGAGATTAAGGGAATCATGGGGACTGGAGAGCATCTTATTAAAGTTGAAGGCAACAGTAATTTAGTTGTGAACAAAATTGGAATAGAGGTTCCTCTGGAGGAGACTCCGGGTTCATAG
- a CDS encoding Fur family transcriptional regulator, whose product MTTRVQHALDQLKINGVRITPQRHAILTFLMESMGHPTADEIYRSLEPRFPNMSVATVYNNLKMFIEAGMVRELTYGDNSSRFDADVTNHYHVICEKCGKIKDFTYPSLEEVERKAEEMTGFHVRGHRMELYGLCSDCQDH is encoded by the coding sequence ATGACTACGCGCGTACAACATGCATTGGACCAACTGAAAATTAACGGTGTCCGCATTACGCCGCAACGTCACGCCATATTAACTTTTTTGATGGAGTCGATGGGACATCCTACGGCGGATGAGATATATCGGTCCTTGGAGCCTCGTTTTCCTAACATGAGTGTGGCTACGGTTTATAATAATCTTAAGATGTTTATCGAAGCAGGTATGGTTCGTGAACTAACCTACGGCGATAATTCAAGTCGATTTGATGCTGATGTAACGAATCATTATCATGTCATTTGTGAAAAGTGTGGAAAAATTAAAGATTTTACTTACCCCTCTTTGGAGGAAGTAGAGCGTAAGGCTGAAGAGATGACTGGATTTCACGTGCGTGGACACCGTATGGAACTATACGGGCTATGCAGCGATTGTCAGGATCATTAA
- a CDS encoding nucleotidyltransferase-like protein yields MDPRIFSLVNEKKAPRQAIGAIGYRHEGGNFHGSLLHDFELLILVVCKDMTEGNMTIEHCMNEDMHYQLLYISRDDLQRWVVAGDNREIVQCFIHGEVIWDAEGELASLHTKITEFGEDMREQRKFKEFTKFLQMYLEAKRFAKEKDLMDAYYSVIQALKHYARIELIEQGILPESSVWEQMRPLNSVVYKLFDELTDGKETLEQRIELVLLASEFFVISKMSECCAPLLRILASRKETWSIQELVQLPQLYHVREELPMVLRKLVYRSLVKESAKGPTDGLGEGREIRYWT; encoded by the coding sequence GTGGATCCAAGGATTTTTTCTTTAGTTAATGAGAAGAAGGCCCCGCGTCAAGCGATTGGCGCGATCGGATATCGCCATGAAGGTGGTAACTTTCATGGCTCTTTGCTGCATGATTTTGAGCTTTTAATATTGGTTGTTTGTAAGGATATGACCGAGGGTAACATGACGATTGAGCATTGCATGAACGAGGATATGCATTATCAATTACTCTATATCAGCAGGGATGATCTGCAACGTTGGGTAGTTGCTGGTGATAATCGGGAAATTGTACAGTGTTTCATCCATGGTGAGGTGATCTGGGATGCTGAAGGGGAGTTAGCTTCTTTACATACGAAGATTACTGAATTCGGGGAAGATATGAGGGAGCAACGTAAATTCAAGGAGTTCACTAAATTTCTGCAAATGTATCTAGAGGCGAAGCGATTCGCTAAAGAAAAAGATTTGATGGATGCCTATTACAGTGTTATCCAAGCTTTGAAGCATTATGCCCGCATCGAACTGATCGAACAAGGGATTTTGCCCGAGAGTAGTGTATGGGAACAAATGCGTCCATTGAATTCGGTAGTATATAAATTATTTGATGAATTAACAGATGGGAAAGAGACTCTTGAACAGCGTATTGAACTTGTTTTACTAGCTAGTGAATTTTTTGTGATATCCAAAATGTCAGAGTGTTGCGCACCGCTGCTACGAATTTTGGCGAGTCGAAAAGAAACATGGAGCATTCAGGAGTTGGTGCAACTGCCACAGTTGTATCACGTGAGAGAAGAGCTCCCTATGGTACTACGCAAATTAGTATACCGTTCATTAGTAAAAGAGAGCGCAAAAGGTCCAACAGATGGATTAGGCGAAGGGCGTGAAATTCGTTATTGGACATGA
- a CDS encoding glycosyl hydrolase family 18 protein — protein MQLNHSSRSSSYRRRGRRRGNKIKWLFGLIIIIIGAYWIASVTLPNREHVNPDWKVTHERPIFAEGELMAWQAMGSGDALKLPLPVIQSVIDPNIRYEEDTKSVILTTSRKLVFLKTDEKVGKINNKPIQLAFAPEEKEGVLYLPAHLLKEIYGAEIYEDVESGTVLLMKAGETVQKAQVLNASGKKDYTVPLRQEASIHTPILADMPDGTNLRILDTVDDWYYAQLDNGYSGFVKKKDVSRGEEITIPKLEQETSPAKEKWQSKTVNLTWEAVYQVAPKPSTFGEMPGINVVSPTWFSLMDGSGNVRSKADSAYVKWAHGKGIQVWGLFSNSFEPDLTTEALSNFENRMNTILQMLHYAKIFDLDGINIDYENVYTKDGDNLTQFMRELWPLAQEQGLVVSIDVTPKSNSEMWSAFLDRRALSEVVDYLILMAYDEHWAASQVAGSVASLPWAGSAATRILEEDNVSPDKLILAIPLYTRVWTEIQKDGKTVVSSKAIGMKKAQDIIKDKKLKPKFLEDTGQNYVEYSEDGALYRIWLEDKESLARRVELAKSLQLAGIATWTRSFASEDAWEVLNGIME, from the coding sequence ATCCAATTGAATCATAGTAGTAGAAGTAGTAGTTATAGACGGAGAGGTAGACGTAGAGGGAATAAAATCAAATGGTTATTTGGACTCATTATAATTATTATAGGTGCATATTGGATTGCGTCAGTTACTTTGCCCAATCGTGAACACGTGAATCCGGATTGGAAGGTTACCCACGAACGGCCCATATTTGCTGAGGGTGAACTTATGGCCTGGCAGGCTATGGGAAGCGGGGATGCTCTTAAGTTGCCGCTTCCGGTTATTCAATCCGTGATTGACCCAAATATTAGGTATGAAGAAGATACTAAATCTGTTATTCTCACGACGTCACGTAAACTAGTATTTTTAAAAACGGACGAGAAGGTTGGTAAAATAAACAATAAGCCAATCCAACTAGCCTTTGCTCCAGAAGAGAAGGAAGGCGTTCTTTATTTACCTGCGCATCTGTTAAAAGAGATTTATGGTGCGGAGATTTATGAGGATGTAGAATCTGGTACCGTACTTCTGATGAAAGCTGGAGAAACTGTTCAAAAGGCTCAGGTCCTGAATGCTTCGGGTAAAAAGGATTACACGGTTCCTTTGAGGCAAGAGGCTAGTATCCATACTCCAATTTTGGCAGATATGCCTGATGGAACAAATTTACGAATCCTAGACACCGTAGATGATTGGTATTATGCCCAACTGGATAATGGGTATTCCGGCTTTGTTAAGAAGAAAGATGTCAGCCGAGGTGAAGAAATAACGATCCCGAAGCTGGAGCAGGAGACTTCGCCTGCAAAGGAAAAATGGCAGTCTAAAACGGTTAATTTAACATGGGAAGCGGTTTATCAAGTAGCGCCAAAACCATCTACATTTGGTGAGATGCCTGGGATAAACGTTGTCAGTCCAACTTGGTTCTCCCTGATGGATGGCAGTGGTAATGTTCGAAGCAAGGCGGATAGTGCTTATGTTAAATGGGCCCACGGCAAAGGTATACAGGTCTGGGGATTGTTCAGTAATAGCTTTGAACCTGATCTGACAACAGAGGCTTTGTCGAACTTTGAGAACCGTATGAACACTATTTTGCAAATGCTACATTACGCGAAAATCTTTGATCTGGACGGGATTAACATCGATTATGAGAACGTGTATACGAAAGATGGGGACAACCTGACGCAGTTTATGAGAGAGCTGTGGCCACTTGCACAGGAACAGGGATTAGTCGTATCGATCGATGTTACGCCCAAATCGAATAGTGAGATGTGGTCGGCTTTCCTGGATCGCAGAGCACTTAGCGAGGTAGTCGATTATTTAATACTGATGGCTTATGATGAACATTGGGCTGCTAGTCAAGTAGCTGGTTCAGTCGCTTCTTTACCTTGGGCGGGTTCAGCGGCAACTCGTATTTTGGAAGAAGATAACGTCTCGCCGGATAAGTTAATCTTGGCCATTCCTTTATATACTAGAGTTTGGACAGAAATCCAGAAAGACGGTAAGACTGTGGTTAGTTCCAAAGCTATTGGTATGAAAAAAGCTCAGGACATCATCAAGGATAAAAAGTTGAAACCTAAATTTTTGGAGGATACTGGGCAAAACTATGTGGAATACAGCGAAGATGGAGCGCTTTACCGAATCTGGCTTGAAGATAAAGAATCGCTTGCCCGTCGGGTAGAGCTAGCTAAATCGCTTCAACTTGCTGGGATTGCGACTTGGACTAGAAGTTTTGCTTCTGAAGATGCGTGGGAAGTACTTAATGGAATAATGGAATAA